ATGCAGATACTGCAGCTCCCAAATAACCCCTCGCTATCCTCTTGTAGAAGCTCTTACAGGAATTATTTTTGTAATTAGCTATGTTTATTTTGGAATTGGTTTATTATTAATTAAATACTTATTTATCTTTTCGATCTTGATTGTCATATCATTTATTGACATTGATAATCGAATTATTCCAAATAAGCTTGTGCTAATATTACTTGTCTGGGCTATAATATGGCAGATTATTTATCCTGAGATTTCATTATATGATGGTGGCCTTGGTGCTGTTATTGGTGGAGGCTTATTTTTTTTCATTGCAGTTATTAGCCGCGGTGGAATGGGTGGCGGAGATATAAAGCTTATGTTTGCTGCCGGGTTTTTGTTAGGTGGAGCATTAACAGCCCTTACTATTTTAATTGCTTCAATTATTGGGAGTATAGTTGGTGTTACTCTAATGGCGCTAAAGCTAAAAGATAGAAAAGATCCTATACCTTTTGGGCCCTTTATCTGTCTTGGAATATTCATGTCAGTCATCTTTGGGGATCAGCTATTAAATTTGTATCTAGAATATCTTTTGGTTTAATAAGACAAGAATTGACATTTGATGTTGAATTTTGATATAAATAAAGAAAACTAACTGGGTCTAAATAACTAAGTTATTTTGGCGTGTTTTAAAAGGGGCGTTTTGTAGTGGTAAAATGGCTTAGGATTGACCAAATCTCAAAAAGGACAGGCATACCTGAAAGTACTATCAAAAACTATGTTAAAACTTATGATGACTATTTTGATTATGAAGATAATATTAATAATGAAAACTCTGATAATCATAATGGGGTGCTATATCACCCAGAAGCTTGTGAAAAAGTCCTGAGAATATATGAACTAAGCCAGCAGGATTACTCAGAAGAAAAAATTAAACAAGCCCTGAATAATGAGTTTAATAACAGCATAGACCTAGTAGAAGCAGATGATGGACTAAATAATAGGGAAAAAGTCCTATCTCAGAACATGAAAATTTTTACAGAAGCATTTGAAAAAATAGTCCAACAGCGCCAGGAGATAAATAGCCTACGAGACAGAATAGATAAATTAGAAAATGAACAAAAAGATGTAAACCAAAAATTCGATGTAGAAATAACCCAGTTA
The Natranaerofaba carboxydovora genome window above contains:
- a CDS encoding MerR family transcriptional regulator, with translation MVKWLRIDQISKRTGIPESTIKNYVKTYDDYFDYEDNINNENSDNHNGVLYHPEACEKVLRIYELSQQDYSEEKIKQALNNEFNNSIDLVEADDGLNNREKVLSQNMKIFTEAFEKIVQQRQEINSLRDRIDKLENEQKDVNQKFDVEITQLKRGKSKREDNKILGFSPGELLIIPLIVAASIVIAITVLEYF
- a CDS encoding prepilin peptidase: MGFIDFYIFFIVFLLGIVVGSFLNVCIYRIPRNETVVYNSSSCTECETKLKPFDLIPVFSYLFLKGKCRYCSSQITPRYPLVEALTGIIFVISYVYFGIGLLLIKYLFIFSILIVISFIDIDNRIIPNKLVLILLVWAIIWQIIYPEISLYDGGLGAVIGGGLFFFIAVISRGGMGGGDIKLMFAAGFLLGGALTALTILIASIIGSIVGVTLMALKLKDRKDPIPFGPFICLGIFMSVIFGDQLLNLYLEYLLV